From the Rhodothalassiaceae bacterium genome, one window contains:
- the nosR gene encoding FMN-binding protein yields MPRLCGPMRVVARLLLVLALAPALAPCAAAHAAADLASVLAGRAAGDLLAGAERIGPVEGDPPAAALLRDGRIVGHAVLTSDWTASIGYSGKPITILLVLDRDGVARHVELIEHHEPIVLIGVPEARIRRVLQGYVGRNLVREQIEETGADRLDIVAGATVTIMVIDDALHRTAVKLARAKGLAGLTRAAAASSGGPRVRLRQPPFAPRSWQDLLGGGAIRRLHLGVADVTAAFAERGEKPAAARPESPDPTATFIDLYLAPANIELIGRNLLGEHEWQALQRWLEPGDAALLVAGRGLYSFKGSGYVRGGIFDRIALVQGDLTIRFRDRDQRRVIALAPEDAPELKEISLFRIRKGSGFDPTQPFRLELLVQRATGPRTKAFVTFSLPYRLPDDFLEPVAPPENRRIAAPTGALASADHGDEAAARTRLWRSVWRAQWPAVAVTIGLLVALTVIFFVQDGLVRRPRLLAVVRYSYLSVVLIWLGFVMNAQLSVVNVFTFIGSLITGFDWGFFLMAPLIFVLWSGVAAGLLLWGRGPFCGWLCPFGALQEITNRLGRLVGIPQIALPFWLNERLWALKYLIFLALLAVSLHSLSLAEVLSEVEPFKTAIILKFDRPWPYVAYAGLLLAIGLVIERFFCRYLCPLGAALAIPDKLSLFSWLKRHRECGNPCQICRHACPTAAIHPDGRINVNECIYCLDCQKLYWDEWTCPHMIELRIRRERRLLRASDSMLTPEQRREKERLLAARARRARQKGGEAGASPTASTTRQGGTS; encoded by the coding sequence ATGCCCCGTCTTTGCGGCCCGATGCGGGTGGTGGCCCGCCTTCTGCTCGTCCTTGCGCTGGCGCCGGCCTTGGCGCCGTGTGCGGCCGCGCATGCCGCGGCGGACCTCGCGTCCGTGCTTGCGGGGCGCGCGGCGGGCGATCTGCTCGCCGGGGCCGAACGCATCGGCCCCGTGGAGGGCGACCCCCCGGCCGCGGCCCTGCTGCGGGACGGGCGGATCGTCGGCCATGCGGTGCTCACCTCCGACTGGACCGCGAGCATCGGCTATTCCGGCAAGCCGATCACGATCCTGCTGGTGCTCGACCGCGACGGCGTCGCCCGCCATGTCGAGCTCATCGAGCATCACGAGCCGATCGTGCTGATCGGCGTGCCGGAGGCGCGCATCCGCAGGGTGCTCCAGGGCTATGTCGGGCGCAATCTCGTGCGCGAGCAGATCGAGGAGACCGGCGCCGACAGGCTCGACATCGTCGCGGGCGCAACCGTGACCATCATGGTCATCGACGATGCGCTGCACCGCACCGCCGTCAAGCTCGCGCGCGCGAAGGGTCTGGCGGGCCTGACACGGGCGGCCGCCGCCTCGTCCGGCGGGCCGCGCGTGCGGCTGAGGCAGCCGCCCTTCGCTCCCAGGAGCTGGCAGGATCTTCTGGGCGGCGGCGCCATCCGCCGCCTCCATCTCGGCGTGGCCGACGTCACGGCCGCCTTCGCCGAACGCGGCGAGAAGCCGGCCGCAGCCCGGCCCGAATCGCCGGATCCGACGGCGACCTTCATCGATCTGTATCTGGCCCCCGCCAATATCGAGCTCATCGGCCGCAACCTCCTCGGCGAGCACGAATGGCAGGCGCTGCAGCGCTGGCTGGAGCCGGGCGATGCGGCGCTGCTCGTCGCCGGGCGGGGCCTCTATTCCTTCAAGGGATCGGGTTATGTGCGCGGCGGCATCTTCGACCGCATCGCGCTGGTCCAGGGGGATCTGACGATCCGCTTCCGCGACCGCGACCAGCGGCGGGTGATCGCACTCGCCCCCGAGGACGCGCCGGAGCTGAAGGAAATCTCGCTCTTCCGCATCCGCAAGGGCAGCGGCTTCGATCCGACGCAGCCCTTCCGGCTGGAACTGCTCGTCCAGCGCGCGACGGGCCCGCGCACGAAGGCCTTCGTCACCTTCTCGCTGCCCTACCGCCTGCCGGATGATTTCCTGGAACCGGTCGCCCCGCCTGAAAATCGGCGGATCGCGGCCCCGACCGGCGCGCTCGCCTCTGCCGATCATGGCGACGAGGCCGCCGCCCGCACGCGGCTGTGGCGGAGCGTCTGGCGGGCCCAGTGGCCGGCGGTGGCGGTGACCATCGGCCTGCTCGTGGCGCTCACCGTGATCTTCTTCGTCCAGGACGGGCTGGTGCGCCGGCCGCGGCTGCTCGCCGTCGTGCGCTACTCCTATCTGTCGGTCGTGCTGATCTGGCTCGGCTTCGTGATGAACGCACAGCTGAGCGTCGTGAACGTCTTCACCTTCATCGGCAGCCTGATCACGGGCTTCGACTGGGGGTTCTTCCTGATGGCACCCCTCATCTTCGTGCTGTGGTCGGGCGTGGCCGCCGGACTGCTGCTGTGGGGCAGGGGGCCGTTCTGCGGCTGGCTGTGTCCCTTCGGCGCGCTGCAGGAGATCACGAACCGCCTGGGGCGCCTTGTCGGCATCCCCCAGATCGCGCTGCCCTTCTGGCTGAACGAGCGGCTGTGGGCGCTCAAATACCTGATCTTCCTCGCCCTGCTCGCGGTCTCGCTCCACTCGCTTTCACTCGCCGAGGTCCTGAGCGAGGTGGAGCCCTTCAAGACGGCGATCATCCTGAAATTCGACCGGCCCTGGCCCTATGTCGCCTATGCGGGGCTTCTGCTCGCCATCGGGCTCGTCATCGAGCGCTTCTTCTGCCGCTACTTGTGCCCGCTTGGGGCGGCGCTCGCGATACCCGACAAGCTGTCGCTGTTCTCCTGGCTCAAGCGCCACCGCGAATGCGGCAACCCCTGCCAGATCTGCCGCCATGCCTGCCCGACGGCGGCGATCCATCCCGACGGGCGGATCAATGTGAACGAGTGCATCTATTGCCTCGACTGCCAGAAGCTCTACTGGGACGAATGGACCTGCCC
- the nadA gene encoding quinolinate synthase A translates to MRRTMPLEIDPRLFEPSPEPELPPGIDLEAEIRRLKRARNAVILAHYYQAPEIQDMADFVGDSLDLSRKAAATDADVIAFCGVRFMAEVAKILSPDKTVVLPDERAGCSLEISCPPEEFAAFRRAHPDHVAITYINCSAAVKAESDIIVTSSNAEHIIRQIPADRPILFAPDRHLGAFLARRTGRKMLLWPGVCIVHERFSAREIAKLKARHPDAPVAAHPECPDAVLALADHVGSTSSILKFATTHPSRTIIVATEPHIIHQMQKRCPDKTFIGAPGADGNCNCNMCPFMAMNSLEKLYVALRDLAPRIEVDEEIRRRALVPLQRMLEMSPQTVGAGDVSMIGEAVPAAVR, encoded by the coding sequence GTGAGACGAACGATGCCTCTCGAGATCGATCCCCGGCTGTTCGAGCCCTCGCCCGAGCCGGAGCTGCCGCCCGGCATCGACCTGGAGGCCGAGATCCGGCGCCTGAAGCGCGCGCGCAACGCCGTGATTCTCGCCCACTACTATCAGGCGCCCGAGATCCAGGACATGGCGGATTTCGTCGGCGACAGCCTGGATCTCTCGCGCAAGGCGGCCGCGACCGATGCCGACGTCATCGCCTTCTGCGGCGTGCGCTTCATGGCGGAGGTGGCGAAGATCCTCTCGCCCGACAAGACCGTGGTGCTGCCGGACGAGCGCGCCGGCTGCTCGCTCGAGATCAGCTGCCCGCCCGAGGAATTCGCGGCCTTCCGGCGGGCGCATCCCGACCATGTGGCGATCACCTACATCAACTGCTCGGCGGCCGTGAAGGCGGAGAGCGACATCATCGTCACCTCGTCCAACGCCGAGCACATCATCCGCCAGATCCCGGCCGACCGGCCGATCCTGTTCGCGCCGGACCGGCATCTCGGCGCCTTTCTCGCCCGCCGCACGGGGCGCAAGATGCTGCTGTGGCCGGGCGTGTGCATCGTCCACGAGCGGTTTTCCGCGCGCGAGATCGCGAAGCTCAAGGCGCGCCACCCGGACGCGCCGGTCGCCGCGCATCCCGAATGTCCGGACGCCGTGCTGGCGCTCGCGGATCACGTGGGCTCGACGAGTTCGATCCTGAAATTCGCGACGACGCATCCCTCGCGCACCATCATCGTCGCGACCGAGCCGCACATCATCCACCAGATGCAGAAGCGCTGTCCGGACAAGACCTTCATCGGCGCACCCGGGGCGGATGGCAACTGCAACTGCAACATGTGCCCCTTCATGGCCATGAATTCGCTGGAAAAGCTCTACGTCGCGCTCCGGGATCTTGCGCCGCGCATCGAGGTGGACGAGGAGATCCGCCGGCGTGCGCTCGTGCCGCTGCAGCGCATGCTCGAGATGAGCCCGCAGACGGTGGGCGCCGGCGACGTGTCGATGATCGGCGAGGCCGTGCCCGCCGCGGTGCGCTGA
- a CDS encoding MBL fold metallo-hydrolase: MAAAGPEAVFTASVRPGVPTRVSALVEAVLAPNPGPFTFTGTQTFIVSAGGAAVVIDPGPDDPRHLDALLAALGGRPVSHILVTHTHRDHSPLASALAARTGAPVLAFGPHGAGRRAPDPALAPVLEAFAGLEAGADTGFRPDRTLGDGAVIAGEGVTLEARHTPGHAANHLCFLLEEERILFTGDHVMGWSTTVIAPPDGDMRAYLASLARLMTDPRPRLLLPTHGPAVRHPRRHVAQLIAHRRMREELILGALAAGARDLDSVVVRAYPGLDPRLKTAAAASALAHLLALAADGRLELAAGGGGRIRISPLTNHI; the protein is encoded by the coding sequence ATGGCGGCAGCGGGGCCTGAGGCGGTGTTCACCGCGTCGGTGCGGCCGGGCGTGCCCACGCGGGTGAGCGCGCTGGTCGAGGCGGTGCTCGCCCCCAATCCCGGGCCCTTCACATTCACCGGCACGCAGACCTTCATCGTCTCGGCCGGCGGCGCGGCGGTGGTGATCGATCCGGGCCCGGACGATCCGCGCCATCTCGACGCCCTCCTCGCCGCCCTCGGCGGCCGGCCCGTCTCGCACATCCTCGTCACCCACACCCACCGCGACCACTCCCCGCTCGCGTCCGCGCTTGCGGCGCGCACGGGCGCACCCGTGCTCGCCTTCGGACCCCACGGCGCGGGCCGCAGGGCGCCGGATCCCGCCTTGGCACCCGTGCTCGAAGCCTTTGCGGGGCTCGAGGCGGGGGCGGACACGGGCTTCCGGCCCGACCGGACGCTCGGCGACGGCGCGGTGATCGCGGGCGAGGGCGTCACGCTCGAGGCCCGGCACACGCCGGGCCATGCCGCCAATCACCTGTGCTTCCTTCTCGAAGAGGAGCGGATCCTGTTCACGGGCGACCACGTGATGGGCTGGTCGACGACCGTGATCGCCCCGCCCGACGGCGACATGCGCGCCTATCTGGCGAGTCTCGCGCGGCTGATGACCGACCCGCGCCCGCGGCTTCTGCTGCCGACCCACGGCCCCGCCGTCCGCCACCCGCGCCGGCACGTCGCCCAGCTCATCGCCCATCGGCGCATGCGCGAGGAGCTCATACTCGGTGCGCTCGCAGCGGGCGCGCGCGATCTCGATTCGGTGGTGGTGCGCGCCTATCCGGGGCTCGATCCGCGGCTGAAGACCGCGGCCGCGGCCTCCGCGCTGGCCCATCTTCTGGCGCTGGCGGCCGACGGGCGTCTCGAGCTTGCGGCGGGCGGGGGCGGGCGGATTCGCATTTCGCCCTTGACGAACCATATATGA